One genomic window of Conger conger chromosome 7, fConCon1.1, whole genome shotgun sequence includes the following:
- the LOC133133622 gene encoding protocadherin gamma-A11-like, with protein sequence MGSRGDSVCVSMFCLVFFILALPPSLADVSYSIPEEMRRGSVIGSIAKDLGLDVKGLSARNARIDTEDDDSHFVDIQRNTGDLIVAGRIDREELCGRRVSCSLKYELVLENPLELHRVLLQIQDINDNSPQFPNEVFKLEIRESAVKGARFPLDEAHDADIGQNAVQSYTLQRNEHFVLAVHTNIDGGKYGELVLEKELDREEQTEVTLLLTAADGGSPQRSATVVIHVTVLDANDNIPVFSQAVYEVSLPENCPLGAVVLTVSATDADEGANGQVTYEFNRMSDKAAKLFSIDRVTGEIHVIGSIDYEKETHYEMQTKAKDGSGLVSSAKVIIEITDVNDNAPVIFLKSLNNPIPESALPGTEVGIVNVQDKDSGANRQVRCSIQQNVPFKLTPSIKNYYSLVTTGQLDRELVTEYNITITATDEGSPPLSSSKTVQLSVSDVNDNPPVFDQQSYSASVAENNKPGYSVLSVRARDPDWRQNGTVFYSLLSGEISGVPISSFLSVNGDTGVIHAVRSFDYEQLRSFKVHVVARDNGSPPLSSNVTVRVLVTDENDNSPQILYPAPTGNSFMTEMVPKAAHAGSLVSKVIAVDADSGQNAWLSYQIVKPTDPGLFTIGVHSGEIRVQRDISESDAMRQNLVVSVKDNGQPSLSATCAVYLVISDNLAEVPQLKDMSREENNSKLTSYLIIALVSVSTFFLTFIILTVAVRFCRRRKPRLLFDGAVAIPSAYFPPNYAEVEGAGTLRSSYNYDAYLTTGSRTSDFKFVRSYNDVTLAADQTLKRSPDEAGQPFYA encoded by the exons ATGGGATCCAGAGGAGACTCTGTCTGCGTCTCGatgttctgtttggttttctttATCCTCGCGCTGCCGCCCAGCCTGGCAGATGTGAGCTATTCTATTCCGGAGGAGATGAGACGCGGATCTGTCATTGGGAGTATAGCGAAGGACCTCGGGCTCGATGTTAAAGGACTCTCAGCGCGCAACGCCCGGATCGATACAGAAGATgatgacagccattttgttgataTTCAGCGGAACACTGGAGATCTGATTGTTGCCGGGAGGATTGACAGGGAAGAGCTTTGTGGTCGGAGGGTTTCCTGTTCTTTAAAATACGAGCTCGTGCTGGAGAACCCTCTGGAATTACACCGCGTTTTACTCCAAATTCAGGATATAAACGACAATTCACCTCAGTTTCCGAATGAGGTTTTTAAACTTGAAATTAGGGAATCCGCAGTTAAAGGCGCGCGCTTCCCCTTAGACGAGGCGCACGATGCGGATATCGGACAGAACGCGGTTCAGAGCTACACGCTACAACGGaatgaacattttgttttggctgttCATACGAACATAGACGGAGGGAAATACGGCGAGTTAGTGCTAGAAAAAGAGCTGGATCGCGAGGAGCAGACGGAGGTGACGTTATTACTTACTGCCGCTGACGGAGGGAGTCCACAGAGATCTGCTACTGTAGTTATACACGTCACTGTGCTGGATGCTAACGATAATATCCCCGTGTTTAGCCAGGCTGTGTATGAAGTCAGTCTTCCTGAAAACTGTCCATTAGGTGCTGTAGTGCTCACAGTCAGCGCCACTGACGCAGACGAGGGCGCTAACGGTCAAGTGACGTATGAGTTCAATCGTATGTCAGATAAAGCAGCAAAGTTGTTTAGTATTGACAGGGTGACCGGGGAAATTCATGTGATTGGATCAATAGATTATGAAAAAGAGACACATTATGAAATGCAAACTAAAGCAAAAGATGGATCTGGTTTGGTATCTAGTGCAAAAGTAATTATCGAAATCACTGACGTGAATGACAACGCCCCTGTGATATTTCTGAAATCTCTGAACAATCCCATACCTGAGAGCGCGTTACCTGGCACAGAGGTGGGCATCGTTAATGTTCAGGATAAAGACTCCGGGGCAAATAGACAGGTCCGCTGCTCCATTCAGCAGAATGTTCCTTTCAAGTTAACCCCCTCCATCAAAAACTACTACTCACTGGTAACTACAGGACAACTGGACCGGGAACTAGTCACGGAGTATAACATCACAATCACTGCTACTGACGAGGGCTCTCCGCCCTTATCTTCCTCAAAGACTGTGCAGTTATCTGTGTCAGACGTTAACGACAACCCGCCTGTGTTTGATCAACAGTCGTACAGCGCCTCTGTGGCTGAAAATAACAAACCTGGCTACTCTGTTCTTTCTGTGCGGGCGAGAGACCCGGACTGGAGACAGAACGGCACGGTATTCTATTCTCTGCTGTCCGGTGAGATCAGCGGTGTCCCGATATCCTCGTTTTTATCGGTTAACGGAGACACGGGGGTTATCCATGCGGTCAGATCATTTGATTATGAGCAGTTGAGAAGCTTCAAAGTCCACGTTGTTGCCAGGGACAACGGTTCTCCTCCACTCAGCAGTAACGTGACTGTGCGTGTGCTGGTGACTGATGAGAATGATAACTCTCCACAGATACTATACCCTGCTCCTACAGGGAACTCCTTCATGACTGAGATGGTCCCCAAAGCTGCTCACGCGGGCTCCCTGGTCTCCAAGGTGATAGCTGTGGACGCGGACTCTGGACAGAACGCGTGGCTGTCCTATCAGATCGTGAAACCCACTGATCCGGGACTTTTCACTATCGGGGTCCACAGCGGAGAGATCCGGGTACAGCGGGACATTTCTGAATCTGACGCCATGAGGCAGAACCTTGTTGTCTCGGTGAAAGATAACggacagccctctctctctgcaaccTGCGCAGTGTATTTAGTGATCTCAGATAACTTGGCTGAAGTCCCCCAGCTGAAAGACATGTCTCGTGAGGAGAACAATTCCAAACTGACTTCATATTTGATCATCGCGCTGGTGTCCGTCTCCACCTTCTTCCTGACGTTTATTATTCTGACGGTGGCCGTGAGGTTTTGCCGCAGAAGAAAACCCAGACTGTTGTTTGACGGCGCAGTCGCCATTCCCAGCGCATATTTCCCTCCCAACTACGCAGAGGTGGAGGGAGCAGGAACTCTGCGCAGCTCTTACAATTATGACGCGTACCTAACAACGGGCTCGCGCACCAGCGACTTCAAGTTCGTCAGATCTTACAATGACGTCACGCTGGCCGCCGATCAGACCCTGAAGAGGAGCCCGGATGAAGCCG gccagccCTTCTACGCCTAA
- the LOC133133623 gene encoding protocadherin gamma-A11-like, whose amino-acid sequence MFCLVFFILALPPSLADVSYSIPEEMRRGSVIGSIAKDLGLDVKGLSARNARIDTEDDDSHFVDIQRNTGDLIVAGRIDREEFCGTRVSCSLKYELVLENPLELHRVLLQIQDINDNSPQFPNEIINLEIRESADKGERFPLDQAHDADIGQNAVQSYTLQRNEHFVLAVHTNTDGGKYGELVLEKELDREEQTEVTLLLTAADGGSPQRSATVVIHVTVLDANDNIPVFSQAVYEVSLPENSPLGAVVLTVSATDADEGANGQVTYEFSRMSVKGAKLFSIDRVTGEIHVIGSIDYEKESYYEMQIQAKDGSGLVSSAKVIIEITDVNDNAPVIFLKSLNNPIPENALPGAEVGTVNVQDKDSGANRQVRCSIQQNVPFKLTPSIKNYYSLVTTGQLDRELVTEYNITITATDEGSPPLSSSKTVQLSVSDVNDNPPVFDQQSYSASVAENNKPGYSVLSVRARDPDWRQNGTVFYSLLSGDISGVPVSSFLSVNGDTGVIHAVRSFDYEQLRSFKVHVVARDNGSPPLSSNVTVRVLVTDENDNSPQILYPAPTGNSFMTEMVPKAAHAGSLVSKVIAVDADSGQNAWLSYQIVKPTDPGLFTIGVHSGEIRVQRDISESDAMRQNLVVSVKDNGQPSLSATCAVYLVISDNLAEVPQLKDMSREENNSKLTSYLIIALVSVSTFFLTFIILTVAVRFCRRRKPRLLFDGAVAIPSAYFPPNYAEVEGAGTLRSSYNYDAYLTTGSRTSDFKFVSSYNDVTLAADQTLKRSPDEADDIAGKTFLKLLP is encoded by the exons atgttctgtttggttttctttATCCTCGCGCTGCCGCCCAGCCTGGCAGATGTGAGCTATTCTATTCCGGAGGAGATGAGACGCGGATCTGTCATTGGGAGTATAGCGAAGGACCTCGGGCTCGATGTTAAAGGACTCTCAGCGCGCAACGCCCGGATCGATACAGAAGATgatgacagccattttgttgataTTCAGCGGAACACTGGAGATCTGATTGTTGCCGGGAGGATTGACAGGGAAGAGTTTTGTGGAACGAGAGTCTCCTGTTCTTTAAAATACGAGCTCGTGCTGGAGAACCCTCTGGAATTACACCGCGTTTTACTCCAAATTCAGGATATAAACGACAATTCACCTCAGTTTCCGAATGAGATTATTAATCTGGAAATAAGAGAATCCGCAGATAAAGGCGAGCGCTTCCCCTTAGATCAGGCCCACGATGCGGATATCGGACAGAACGCGGTTCAGAGCTACACGCTACAAAGGaatgaacattttgttttggctgttCATACGAACACAGACGGAGGGAAATACGGCGAGTTAGTGCTAGAAAAAGAGCTGGATCGCGAGGAGCAGACGGAGGTGACGTTATTACTTACTGCCGCTGACGGAGGGAGTCCACAGAGATCTGCTACTGTAGTTATACACGTCACTGTGCTGGATGCTAACGATAATATCCCCGTGTTTAGCCAGGCTGTGTATGAAGTCAGTCTTCCTGAAAACTCTCCATTAGGTGCTGTAGTGCTCACAGTCAGCGCCACTGACGCAGACGAGGGCGCTAACGGTCAAGTGACGTATGAGTTTAGCCGTATGTCCGTGAAAGGGGCGAAGTTATTTAGCATTGACAGGGTGACCGGGGAAATTCATGTGATTGGATCAATAGATTATGAAAAAGAGTCATATTATGAAATGCAAATACAAGCAAAAGATGGATCCGGCTTAGTATCTAGTGCAAAGGTAATTATCGAAATCACTGACGTGAATGACAACGCGCCTGTGATATTTTTGAAATCTCTGAACAATCCCATACCTGAGAACGCGTTACCTGGCGCAGAGGTGGGCACCGTTAATGTTCAGGATAAAGACTCCGGGGCAAATAGACAGGTCCGCTGCTCCATTCAGCAGAATGTTCCTTTCAAGTTAACCCCCTCCATCAAAAACTACTACTCACTGGTAACTACAGGACAACTGGACCGGGAACTAGTCACGGAGTATAACATCACAATCACTGCTACTGACGAGGGCTCTCCGCCCTTATCTTCCTCAAAGACTGTGCAGTTATCTGTGTCAGACGTTAACGACAACCCGCCTGTGTTTGATCAACAGTCGTACAGCGCCTCTGTGGCTGAAAATAACAAACCTGGCTACTCTGTTCTTTCTGTGCGGGCGAGAGACCCGGACTGGAGACAGAACGGCACGGTTTTCTATTCTCTGCTGTCCGGTGATATCAGCGGTGTCCCGGTATCCTCGTTTTTATCGGTTAACGGAGACACGGGGGTGATCCATGCGGTCAGATCATTTGATTATGAGCAGTTGAGAAGCTTCAAAGTCCACGTTGTTGCCAGGGACAACGGTTCTCCTCCACTCAGCAGTAACGTGACTGTGCGTGTGCTGGTGACTGATGAGAATGATAACTCTCCACAGATACTATACCCTGCTCCTACAGGGAACTCTTTCATGACTGAGATGGTCCCCAAAGCTGCTCACGCGGGCTCCCTGGTCTCCAAGGTGATAGCTGTGGACGCGGACTCTGGACAGAACGCGTGGCTGTCCTATCAGATCGTGAAACCCACTGATCCGGGACTTTTCACTATCGGGGTCCACAGCGGAGAGATCCGGGTGCAGCGGGACATTTCTGAATCTGACGCCATGAGGCAGAACCTTGTTGTCTCGGTGAAAGATAACggacagccctctctctctgcaaccTGCGCAGTGTATTTAGTGATCTCAGATAACTTGGCTGAAGTCCCCCAGCTGAAAGACATGTCTCGTGAGGAGAACAATTCCAAACTGACTTCATATTTGATCATCGCGCTGGTGTCCGTCTCCACCTTCTTCCTGACGTTTATTATTCTGACGGTGGCCGTGAGATTTTGCCGCAGAAGAAAACCCAGGCTGTTGTTTGACGGCGCAGTCGCCATTCCCAGCGCATATTTCCCTCCCAACTACGCAGAGGTGGAGGGAGCAGGAACTCTGCGCAGCTCTTACAATTATGACGCGTACCTGACAACGGGCTCGCGTACCAGCGACTTCAAGTTCGTCAGTTCTTACAATGACGTCACGTTGGCCGCCGATCAGACCCTGAAGAGGAGCCCGGATGAAGCCG atGATATTGCAGGAAAGACATTTCTCAAGTTGCTTCCTTGA